The Bacteroidota bacterium sequence GGCGGCCTGCATCTGGGCGCGGAGGTGCATGTCCGAGAGCGTGGCGAAGGCCCCGAGCAGAACCTTCTGCTCGCGCTCCAGGTCCGGCAGCGCCTCGCGGAGGTGGCGAAGCCGCCGGAAGGTGTTGGTGCTCCGCAGGTGGCCGGTCTCGAGCGCGAGCGTGCGGACCATGTCCACGATCGGGTCGAGGCCGCGCTCGCGGAGGTTGAGGCCCTCGGCCCCTTCGTCCTGCTCCAGTTCGAAGCGGCCGAAGAACGAGATCGGCGGGCGGTTCTTGGTCGCCCCGCGCATCAGGATCGCCAGGAGGCGGCGGCTGTTCTCGAGGCGGGCGCGGATGGCCTTGAGAAGCTGGTCCACGAGACCGTCGTCGCCGTAGAGCCCGCGCACGTCGAAGCAGAGCGCCGAGCGGAGCGACGCCGCTGTGTCGGCTCCGGCGACCCACTGGTCGTAGGCCGCGACCCACTGGCTGAGCGGCTGCCGGAACGGCTCCTCGGAGGCGAGGATGCCCTCGTCGCTCGGCCGGATGCCGACGTCGCCGAGGGCTGCTACGGCGCGCTCGGCGAGGAACGCGAACCACTGGGCCGCGCGCTCGGCTTCGCCCTCGTCTGCGGGGTCGGCGTAGACGAGGCCGTTGGACTGGCTCGTGAAGAGGGCGGCCTCGCGCCGGCCGGGCGCGCCGAAGGCGAGCCACGCCCACGGCAGGTCCACGGCGAGGTCCGGCTGGTCGGCGCGCGCCTGCTCCTCGACGAGGTGGAGGAGCCGGGCCTTGAGCTGGTCGTCCATCTCGGCGACGACGGCCAGGAGCGACTCGCTCTGCACGCCCTGCTGGTAGAGCCGGAAAAGCCGGCGCGTGGACTCGCTGCGGATCTGGGCCAGCTCCTTGACGCTCCGCGCCTTCTCCAGGCGCTCGACCGTCGCCACGGGATCGAGGCCGCGGAAGTGCGCGATGTCCTCGGCCGTCACCACGCCGAGGATCGGCTTGGCCTGGGGGTCGCTGCCGGTGATCACGACGCGGCGGATGCGGTACTCCATCATCACCCGGACGGCGTCGAAGAGGCGGTCGGAGCCGGAGAGCGCCACCGGCGGCCGCTCGACGAGGTCCATCACGGGCGTCGAGAGCGGGCTCCCGGTGGCGACGACTCCGTTGACGATGTCGCCCTCGGTGATGAGACCCATCGCGCTACCGTCCTGGACGACGAGGACCGTGTCGTCCGCGTGCTCCCGCATCAGCCCGGCGGCCTCCTGCACAGTCGCGTCCGGCGTGCAGGTGAGCGCGTCGCGGTAGACCACGTTCGCCAGGCTCGTCTCGAAGAGGAGGAACGCGCCCGAGGCGTCCATCTCGGTGTCGAGCGTGCGGACGTACTGCTTGAGGTCCTCGTCGAAGTGCGCCGCGAAGGCCGGGTCGTCCTTGTAGAGCGCGTTGAACGTCTCCGCTGAGACCAGCGCGCAAACGGTTGTCTCGACGGCTTTGGCCTCGTACGGGAGGATGCCGCCCTGGAGCAGGCCGTAGGACCCGAAGATCGACCCCTCGCCGACCATGTTGATGAGCTTGCCCTGGTCCTCGTCGAAGAGCCGGACGAGGCCGGACTCGACGATGTAGAGCGCCCGGTGGATGTCGGTCCCCTGCTGGAGAATGACCTCGCCCGGCTCGTAGATCTCCAAGTTGGTCATGAGTTGCTGCCGCTCCTCCTTCGAGAGATGATCGAAGGGAGGCGTGCGCTCAAGGAGGGCCGCGAGGCGTTCGGTGATAGAACTCATGGGCAGGCCGACATGGAGGATGAGCGAGAGGGGACGAGAAAAATACGGTGGACGGTGAGACGGTGGACGGTGAGACGGTTCCCGTTCATCCGTCTAGTCCGTCGGCGCTGGGGTTGACGAGGTGTCGGGCGCGGCGGCGTCGGTGGTGTCGCCGGCGAGGACGAGCGGCGTGTCGGGCGGGAGGAGGCGGATGCTGTCGATGCGGTAGCCGCGGCCTCGGTCGGCGAGGTGGAAGCGGATCTTGTCGCCTTCGCTCAGGCTGTCCAGGCGCACGGCGTCCTCGACGCGGAACGGCATCTGCATAGCGTCCATGAAGCCGGGGATCTCCTCGTGGCTGATGACCGCCACAGTGCCGTCGTAGGCCGGGCCGAGGTAGAGCCCGCGCACGGTGAACGACGCGCGCGGCGCGGCCGGGGAGTCGGGTTCGGCGCAGCCGGTCAGCAGCGCGGGGGCGAGCAGGAACAGAGCGAGCAGACGCATGGGGCGGCAGGGTCGGGTAGGCAAGCTACGCCTCCGACTGGTCGAGCGTTCGGAACGGCGGAATGGTGCCGAGAAAGTGGAACGTTCCGGCCGCGCGGTCCACGGTCCAGCAGTAGTGCTCGCGCCCGTTGGTGACGGCGAGGTGCGGCGCAAGCGTGACCGTGTTGTAGCGCGAGACCTGGTCGAAGACGGCCTGGGTCAGCTTCACCGCCGGGGCCTTGCACTCGGCGATGAGAAGCGGGCGCTGCTGCCGGTCGTAGGCCACGACGTCGGCCCGGCGCGGCCCGCCAGCGGCCTCGATCTGCTTCTCGACCGCCAGCAGCCCGGCGGGGTAGCCGAGCCGCTCGGTGAGCAGGCGGACGAGGTGCTGCCGGACCCACTCCTCGGGCGTCAGCCGGACGTACTTCCGCCGCACGGCGTCCAGGATGACGCGCCGCCCGCCCTGCTGGCGCACGTCGAACGGGCCGGTCGGGGGAAAGTTGAGAGGCTCCACGGTGAGGACGCGCTGCGAGCGGTTGGGCTGGGCGTGGGGGGAATGGAGAGTAGGCGATGGCAGCGATGGGTGAGGCATGACTGCGTCGTCGCGCGTTGCGTCCGTCGTAGGGGCGATCCTGTGTGATCGCCCCCCGCGTGATCGCCCACCACGGGAGTGGCACACAACGCCCGGTTTCACCGGGTCGGCGCCGCGGCCTGCCGTTTCAGGGCGCGGAGCGCGCCGCACCACCAGTCGGCGTCGCGGGTGAGCTGGTGGATCGTCACGTCGGCGAAGTGGGG is a genomic window containing:
- a CDS encoding putative nucleotidyltransferase substrate binding domain-containing protein, which codes for MSSITERLAALLERTPPFDHLSKEERQQLMTNLEIYEPGEVILQQGTDIHRALYIVESGLVRLFDEDQGKLINMVGEGSIFGSYGLLQGGILPYEAKAVETTVCALVSAETFNALYKDDPAFAAHFDEDLKQYVRTLDTEMDASGAFLLFETSLANVVYRDALTCTPDATVQEAAGLMREHADDTVLVVQDGSAMGLITEGDIVNGVVATGSPLSTPVMDLVERPPVALSGSDRLFDAVRVMMEYRIRRVVITGSDPQAKPILGVVTAEDIAHFRGLDPVATVERLEKARSVKELAQIRSESTRRLFRLYQQGVQSESLLAVVAEMDDQLKARLLHLVEEQARADQPDLAVDLPWAWLAFGAPGRREAALFTSQSNGLVYADPADEGEAERAAQWFAFLAERAVAALGDVGIRPSDEGILASEEPFRQPLSQWVAAYDQWVAGADTAASLRSALCFDVRGLYGDDGLVDQLLKAIRARLENSRRLLAILMRGATKNRPPISFFGRFELEQDEGAEGLNLRERGLDPIVDMVRTLALETGHLRSTNTFRRLRHLREALPDLEREQKVLLGAFATLSDMHLRAQMQAAETGVTPTDLIDPNALHKSQQNLLKETFKKVDKVQQALQNRYERG
- a CDS encoding type I restriction enzyme HsdR N-terminal domain-containing protein encodes the protein MEPLNFPPTGPFDVRQQGGRRVILDAVRRKYVRLTPEEWVRQHLVRLLTERLGYPAGLLAVEKQIEAAGGPRRADVVAYDRQQRPLLIAECKAPAVKLTQAVFDQVSRYNTVTLAPHLAVTNGREHYCWTVDRAAGTFHFLGTIPPFRTLDQSEA
- a CDS encoding copper-binding protein; this encodes MRLLALFLLAPALLTGCAEPDSPAAPRASFTVRGLYLGPAYDGTVAVISHEEIPGFMDAMQMPFRVEDAVRLDSLSEGDKIRFHLADRGRGYRIDSIRLLPPDTPLVLAGDTTDAAAPDTSSTPAPTD